A genomic stretch from Cellulomonas sp. KRMCY2 includes:
- a CDS encoding aldo/keto reductase, which translates to MEERQLGGTGLRVSALGLGTLTWSRDTDEHEAAEQLHDFVDAGGTLLDTAASYADGAAEELVGSLLGPVVARDDVVLCTKGGVRRTRDGGVVDASRGALLSSLDESLRRLRTDHVDIWLVQSPDPRTPLEETVGALRHALDSGRTRYVGLSNHPGWQTARAASLLGPDHRLAAVEVEYSLLQRGIEREVVPAAADLGIGLLAWSPLGRGVLTGKYRRTVPADSRAASAHLAGFVEPYLGKEAAGIVEALATAAEGLGCSPLELALAWVLGRPQVSSAIVGARTAHQLRAALEVDILLPAAIEEALDEVSAPAFGYPERR; encoded by the coding sequence ATGGAGGAACGACAGCTCGGCGGGACAGGACTGCGCGTCTCGGCACTGGGGCTCGGCACGCTCACGTGGAGCCGGGACACCGATGAGCACGAGGCGGCCGAGCAGCTGCACGACTTCGTCGACGCCGGCGGGACGCTCCTGGACACCGCCGCCTCGTACGCGGACGGTGCCGCGGAGGAGCTGGTCGGCTCGCTGCTCGGCCCGGTGGTCGCGCGCGACGACGTCGTGCTGTGCACCAAGGGTGGGGTGCGCCGGACGCGGGACGGCGGAGTCGTCGACGCCTCACGCGGCGCACTGCTGAGCTCGCTCGACGAGTCGCTGCGCCGGCTGCGAACCGATCACGTCGACATCTGGCTGGTCCAGTCCCCCGACCCGCGCACGCCCCTCGAGGAGACCGTCGGAGCGCTGCGGCACGCGCTCGACTCCGGCCGGACGCGCTACGTCGGCCTGTCGAACCACCCGGGGTGGCAGACCGCCCGCGCGGCGTCGCTGCTCGGACCGGACCACCGCCTCGCGGCCGTCGAGGTCGAGTACTCGCTGCTCCAGCGCGGGATCGAGCGCGAGGTCGTCCCGGCGGCGGCCGACCTCGGGATCGGCCTGCTGGCTTGGTCGCCGCTCGGACGTGGCGTGCTGACCGGCAAGTACCGGCGCACGGTCCCGGCGGACTCCAGGGCGGCGTCCGCGCACCTGGCAGGGTTCGTCGAGCCGTACCTGGGCAAGGAGGCCGCCGGGATCGTCGAGGCGCTCGCGACGGCCGCGGAGGGCCTGGGCTGCAGTCCGCTCGAGCTGGCCCTGGCCTGGGTTCTGGGACGACCGCAGGTCAGCTCTGCGATCGTCGGCGCCCGGACGGCTCACCAGCTGCGCGCGGCCCTCGAGGTCGACATCCTGCTGCCCGCCGCTATCGAGGAGGCGCTCGACGAGGTCAGCGCCCCGGCCTTCGGGTACCCCGAGCGACGCTGA
- a CDS encoding undecaprenyl-diphosphate phosphatase, which yields MTWWEAAVLGLVQGLTEFLPISSSAHLRIVGELLSSGVDPGAAFTAITQIGTESAVLLYFRRDIARICVAWWRAVRGLDGPDWRARMGSADPDARMGWWIALGSVPIVVLGLLFEDSIKGPFRNLYLIVLTLASFALVLGWADRVGAKRRTLAELDLRHAVLFGFAQALALIPGVSRSGGTITAGLLMGYTREAAARYSFLLAIPAVLGSGLQQLVTSVGDFGEPGTPSLGVTVLATVIAFVVGYLVIIVFLKIVSTYSYQPFVVYRIALAVVVVLLLVVGVLEPMGAVDGVAAGAAT from the coding sequence ATGACATGGTGGGAAGCGGCCGTCCTCGGTCTTGTCCAGGGGCTCACCGAGTTCCTCCCGATCTCGTCGAGCGCGCACCTGCGGATCGTCGGCGAGCTGTTGTCCTCCGGGGTGGACCCCGGCGCGGCGTTCACGGCCATCACGCAGATCGGGACCGAGAGCGCCGTCCTGCTCTACTTCCGGCGCGACATCGCCCGGATCTGCGTCGCGTGGTGGCGTGCCGTCCGGGGCCTGGACGGACCCGACTGGCGTGCGCGGATGGGTTCGGCCGACCCGGATGCCCGGATGGGCTGGTGGATCGCCCTCGGCTCGGTGCCGATCGTCGTCCTCGGGCTGCTGTTCGAGGACTCGATCAAGGGGCCGTTCCGCAACCTGTACCTGATCGTCCTGACCCTGGCGTCCTTCGCGCTGGTCCTCGGCTGGGCCGACCGCGTCGGCGCCAAGCGCAGGACGCTCGCCGAGCTCGACCTGCGGCACGCCGTCCTGTTCGGCTTCGCGCAGGCGCTCGCCCTGATCCCCGGCGTGTCCAGGTCGGGCGGGACGATCACCGCGGGCCTGCTCATGGGCTACACCCGCGAGGCGGCGGCACGGTACTCGTTCCTGCTCGCGATCCCGGCGGTGCTGGGCTCCGGCCTGCAGCAGCTGGTGACCAGCGTCGGCGACTTCGGTGAGCCCGGGACGCCGAGCCTCGGCGTGACAGTCCTCGCGACCGTGATCGCCTTCGTCGTCGGCTACCTGGTGATCATCGTCTTCCTGAAGATCGTCTCCACGTACAGCTACCAGCCGTTCGTGGTCTACCGGATCGCGCTGGCTGTCGTCGTCGTGCTGCTGCTGGTCGTCGGGGTCCTCGAGCCGATGGGTGCCGTCGACGGCGTGGCGGCCGGCGCGGCCACCTGA
- a CDS encoding tRNA (adenine-N1)-methyltransferase yields the protein MTSAPRDPDVPTAALPAATEQDPGPTGAALRRGPLQVGDRVQLTDPRGRLHTITLATGATFHTHKGYFRHDDLIGAPEGSVVTNTGGIEFLAVRPLLADYVLSMPRGAAVVYPKDAGQIVAMADIYPGARVVEAGVGSGALTMSLLRAVGDAGSVHSIERREDFAAIARANVEGFFGGPHPAWTLSVGDLSDVLPVVAPAGSVDRVVLDMLAPWENLEAVAEALSPGGVLIVYVATTTQLSRLAEDVRDDGRFTEPQAWESLVRGWHLEGLAVRPEHRMVGHTGFLLTTRRMATGIAAPVRRRRPSKGYPVDEGAWTPEDLGERAVSDKKVRRVRRDLGAAPDEAGPPTGVPGAPDAPAGTAARSSIADGHSVDGPAPA from the coding sequence GTGACCAGTGCCCCGCGCGACCCCGACGTCCCGACGGCAGCGCTCCCGGCAGCCACCGAGCAGGACCCCGGACCGACCGGTGCGGCGCTCCGACGCGGCCCGCTGCAGGTCGGTGACCGGGTCCAGCTGACCGATCCGCGAGGGCGCCTGCACACGATCACGCTCGCAACCGGTGCGACCTTCCACACGCACAAGGGCTACTTCCGGCACGACGACCTGATCGGCGCACCAGAGGGCTCCGTCGTCACCAACACGGGCGGCATCGAGTTCCTCGCCGTGCGGCCCCTGCTTGCGGACTACGTGCTGTCGATGCCGCGTGGGGCGGCCGTCGTCTACCCGAAGGACGCCGGGCAGATCGTCGCCATGGCGGACATCTACCCCGGTGCGCGGGTGGTCGAGGCAGGGGTCGGCTCCGGCGCGCTGACCATGTCGCTGCTGCGCGCGGTGGGCGACGCCGGCTCGGTGCACTCCATCGAGCGCCGCGAGGACTTCGCGGCGATCGCCCGAGCCAACGTCGAGGGCTTCTTCGGCGGTCCGCACCCGGCCTGGACGCTGAGCGTCGGGGATCTGAGCGACGTGCTGCCGGTCGTCGCGCCGGCCGGCAGCGTCGACCGGGTCGTCCTGGACATGCTCGCCCCGTGGGAGAACCTCGAGGCCGTCGCCGAGGCGTTGAGCCCGGGTGGGGTGCTCATCGTCTACGTCGCGACCACCACACAGCTCTCCAGGCTCGCCGAGGACGTGCGCGACGACGGCCGCTTCACCGAGCCGCAGGCGTGGGAGTCCCTGGTGCGAGGCTGGCACCTCGAGGGCCTTGCCGTACGCCCCGAGCACCGCATGGTCGGTCACACCGGCTTCCTGCTGACCACGCGCCGGATGGCGACCGGCATCGCCGCGCCCGTACGGCGCCGTCGACCGTCGAAGGGGTACCCGGTCGATGAGGGGGCCTGGACGCCCGAGGACCTCGGCGAGCGCGCCGTCTCGGACAAGAAGGTCCGTCGCGTGCGGCGGGACCTCGGTGCGGCGCCCGACGAGGCCGGCCCGCCCACCGGCGTTCCGGGTGCGCCGGACGCACCGGCCGGGACCGCCGCACGCTCGTCGATCGCCGACGGACACTCCGTGGACGGCCCAGCGCCGGCCTGA
- a CDS encoding magnesium and cobalt transport protein CorA, with protein MEQLSGATTWLHSPAGWREAPPGARQAGEVIWVRATDRADFAELAPQLGLPVDVVRDAGTHGPSGRHHRPHVEHLEGGVFLTAPTIIFRDSTTDVLTGEVTCLVLDGVVLTAETGTAGILDLVAERLTEPTTTDRLSAGVLSALLSALVMTASDVELALGEEVEELEKAVFSPGHTTPVERIYALKREIAEARRALVPLGTELPELVSDPDDHASADAWVRRLSTAVDRLDGRLDAHDDLLADMLSAHLALVSVRQNDDVRRISAWAAILAAPTLIASVYGMNFQNMPELGWPWAYPLVVGLMAAMCVALHRLFTRSGWL; from the coding sequence GTGGAACAGCTGAGCGGTGCGACGACGTGGCTGCACTCCCCCGCCGGCTGGCGGGAGGCCCCGCCCGGTGCGCGCCAGGCCGGCGAGGTCATCTGGGTGCGCGCGACCGACCGGGCGGACTTCGCCGAGCTCGCTCCGCAGCTCGGCCTGCCCGTCGACGTGGTGCGCGACGCCGGGACGCACGGTCCCAGCGGACGGCACCACCGGCCGCACGTCGAGCACCTCGAGGGCGGGGTCTTCCTGACCGCGCCGACGATCATCTTCCGCGACTCGACCACCGACGTGCTCACCGGCGAGGTGACCTGCCTGGTGCTCGACGGCGTCGTCCTGACCGCCGAGACCGGAACAGCCGGGATCCTCGACCTGGTCGCCGAGCGGCTGACCGAGCCGACGACCACCGACCGACTGTCCGCCGGGGTGCTCTCCGCCCTGCTCTCCGCACTGGTGATGACGGCCTCCGACGTCGAGCTCGCTCTCGGCGAGGAGGTGGAGGAGCTCGAGAAGGCAGTCTTCTCACCGGGCCACACGACGCCCGTCGAGCGGATCTACGCCCTCAAGCGCGAGATCGCCGAGGCCCGCCGAGCCCTCGTGCCGCTCGGCACGGAGCTTCCCGAGCTGGTCTCGGACCCCGACGACCATGCGTCGGCCGACGCCTGGGTCCGCCGCCTGTCGACCGCCGTCGACCGGCTCGACGGTCGGCTCGACGCCCATGACGACCTGTTGGCGGACATGCTCTCCGCACACCTCGCGCTGGTCTCCGTGCGCCAGAACGACGACGTGCGCAGGATCTCCGCGTGGGCGGCGATCCTCGCCGCCCCGACCCTGATCGCCAGCGTCTACGGCATGAACTTCCAGAACATGCCGGAGCTCGGCTGGCCGTGGGCCTACCCGCTCGTGGTCGGTCTGATGGCAGCGATGTGCGTGGCCCTGCACCGGCTGTTCACCCGCTCCGGCTGGCTCTGA
- a CDS encoding PAC2 family protein gives MTDALSGTGPLRGPVLLAAFEGWNDAGSAATQALVHLHEVWGAEQVDELDPEEYHDFQVNRPMVGPGKDGRREITWPTTSVALAGRPSTGEHVVLVHGIEPSMRWRRYSSELLDIAERLGVTTVVTLGALLADVPHTRPIPVTATSDDPSLQATLGLDANTYEGPTGIVGVLQAEAQRRGMSALSIWSAVPHYVAHPPSPKATLALLVRIEELLGEAVPLGELPEDSEAWQHGVDELAAEDAEIAEYVAQLEEAKDTAELPEATGEAIAREFERYLRRRDTGPGAAT, from the coding sequence ATGACCGACGCTCTGTCCGGCACCGGTCCGCTGCGCGGACCCGTCCTGCTCGCGGCCTTCGAGGGCTGGAACGACGCCGGCTCGGCCGCGACCCAGGCCCTGGTCCACCTGCACGAGGTGTGGGGGGCCGAGCAGGTCGATGAGCTCGACCCCGAGGAGTACCACGACTTCCAGGTCAACCGGCCCATGGTCGGTCCGGGCAAGGACGGCCGTCGTGAGATCACCTGGCCCACGACGTCGGTCGCCCTCGCCGGCCGGCCGAGCACCGGTGAGCACGTGGTGCTCGTGCACGGGATCGAGCCCTCGATGCGCTGGCGCCGGTACAGCTCAGAGCTCCTGGACATCGCCGAACGCCTCGGCGTCACGACTGTCGTGACCCTCGGTGCGCTCCTGGCCGACGTGCCGCACACGCGCCCCATCCCGGTGACCGCGACCTCGGACGACCCGAGCCTGCAGGCCACGCTCGGGCTGGACGCCAACACCTACGAGGGCCCGACCGGCATCGTCGGGGTGCTCCAGGCCGAGGCGCAGCGCCGAGGCATGAGCGCCCTGTCGATCTGGAGCGCGGTACCGCACTACGTCGCACACCCGCCGTCGCCCAAGGCGACGCTCGCGCTCCTGGTCCGGATCGAGGAGCTGCTCGGTGAGGCGGTGCCGCTGGGCGAGCTGCCCGAGGACTCCGAGGCGTGGCAGCACGGCGTCGACGAGCTGGCCGCCGAGGACGCCGAGATCGCCGAGTACGTCGCCCAGCTCGAAGAGGCGAAGGACACCGCGGAGCTCCCCGAGGCCACCGGCGAGGCGATCGCGCGCGAGTTCGAGCGCTACCTGCGACGCCGCGACACGGGTCCGGGCGCAGCCACCTGA
- a CDS encoding DUF5703 family protein, which translates to MRQVRDGWRTQGGQYEYRVLTIGHTTSRSDARRLLTEEAEYGRWELARSRLYAGGERKVWLRRKIIRVRSTL; encoded by the coding sequence ATGCGGCAGGTCCGCGACGGCTGGCGAACGCAGGGCGGGCAGTACGAGTACCGCGTCCTGACGATCGGGCACACCACGAGCCGCAGCGACGCCCGGCGCCTGCTGACCGAGGAGGCCGAGTACGGCCGGTGGGAGCTGGCCAGGAGCCGGCTCTACGCCGGCGGCGAGCGCAAGGTCTGGCTTCGCCGCAAGATCATCCGCGTCCGCAGCACCCTCTAG
- the mshC gene encoding cysteine--1-D-myo-inosityl 2-amino-2-deoxy-alpha-D-glucopyranoside ligase, producing MRTWPAPHVPKIPGRGQEVLVRDSTTGSLVPSAAGPIATLYVCGITPYDATHLGHAATYIAFDLLHRAWIDAGLEVRYASNVTDVDDPLLERAAQRGLDWEKLATEQTALFAQDMTTLAVLPPHVYLGAVETIPGVADAVAGLLDRGLAYRVPLEPGAGGSTPEVGDVYADISIDPHLGSVAGLDHDQTVALFAERGGDPDRAGKRDPLDPALWRRERPGEPAWDGGTLGTGRPGWHIECTVIAQQALGAEFDLQGGGRDLCFPHHEMSTAHARALGGAGAGARAHMHTGMVGLRGEKMSKSVGNLVLVSTLRDQGVDPMAIRLAVLAHHYRDDWDWGDEVLATAQARLARWRAAVSGNGGPDPESTVAAVRAALAQDLDAPAAVRAMDTWADASLSVGGDVQGAPGIVARALDALLGIRL from the coding sequence GTGCGTACCTGGCCTGCCCCGCATGTCCCGAAGATCCCTGGTCGTGGACAGGAGGTCCTGGTCCGGGACTCCACGACCGGTTCGCTCGTGCCGTCGGCGGCCGGGCCGATCGCGACCCTCTACGTGTGCGGGATCACGCCGTACGACGCGACGCACCTGGGCCACGCGGCCACCTACATCGCCTTCGACCTGCTGCACCGTGCCTGGATCGACGCGGGCCTCGAGGTGCGCTACGCGTCCAACGTGACCGACGTCGACGACCCGCTGCTCGAGCGTGCAGCGCAGCGGGGACTCGACTGGGAGAAGCTGGCGACCGAGCAGACCGCGCTGTTCGCCCAGGACATGACGACGCTCGCCGTCCTGCCCCCGCACGTGTACCTCGGCGCCGTCGAGACGATCCCCGGAGTAGCCGACGCCGTCGCGGGTCTGCTCGACCGCGGTCTCGCGTACCGGGTCCCGCTCGAGCCCGGGGCCGGTGGATCCACCCCGGAGGTCGGCGACGTCTATGCCGACATCTCGATCGACCCGCACCTCGGCTCGGTCGCGGGCCTCGACCACGACCAGACCGTCGCCCTGTTCGCCGAGCGCGGCGGGGACCCCGACCGCGCCGGCAAGCGGGACCCTCTCGATCCGGCGCTGTGGCGCCGGGAGCGTCCCGGTGAGCCGGCCTGGGACGGTGGCACGCTCGGCACCGGGCGGCCGGGGTGGCACATCGAGTGCACCGTGATCGCACAGCAGGCGCTCGGCGCGGAGTTCGACCTGCAGGGCGGCGGTCGCGACCTGTGCTTCCCGCACCACGAGATGAGCACGGCCCACGCGAGAGCGCTGGGCGGCGCGGGCGCCGGCGCCCGCGCCCACATGCACACCGGCATGGTCGGTCTCCGCGGCGAGAAGATGAGCAAGTCGGTGGGCAACCTCGTGCTCGTCTCGACCCTGCGTGACCAGGGCGTCGACCCGATGGCGATCCGGCTCGCGGTGCTCGCGCACCACTACCGCGACGACTGGGACTGGGGCGACGAGGTGCTCGCCACCGCGCAGGCGCGTCTGGCCAGGTGGCGTGCCGCGGTCTCCGGGAACGGCGGTCCCGACCCCGAGAGCACCGTCGCAGCAGTGCGTGCAGCGCTCGCCCAGGACCTCGACGCTCCGGCCGCGGTGCGTGCCATGGACACCTGGGCGGACGCCTCGCTGAGCGTCGGCGGCGACGTGCAGGGCGCCCCGGGGATCGTCGCCCGTGCGCTCGACGCGCTGCTGGGCATCCGCCTCTGA
- a CDS encoding site-2 protease family protein, whose product MAATGTGAPHPNGWVIGRAVGAPVVVSRGWAVSAVVIVLLIAPSIRATTGASAAYVVAGAAVLLLFASTFLHELAHALAARSRGVAVQEISVTILGGHTHLGSAELSPRTSAVIAVAGPLVNLAIGGVAFAAWHAVAGSSLVSLLLASVAATNGFVGLLNLLPGLPLDGGRVLEAVVWSLTGRRSSGTLAAGWLGRLMAFGVVVVAVGWPLLGGARPDLYMIVWAAVVGAFLWSGATEAIRAGQADRAVEGLSVRTLMRPAVAIPATDTLADLAAFGDEGHEVVLLGRDGRAVAYVDRRAVLDVPFGHRAQTPLTAVAVPLEPGAVVDRSLTGSAAVRVVAVLARTSPVIVVLGRDQEVVGLLRTQDVIAAIRTAPRQASAT is encoded by the coding sequence GTGGCAGCGACGGGAACCGGGGCGCCCCACCCGAACGGGTGGGTGATCGGGCGTGCGGTCGGCGCCCCGGTCGTGGTCTCCCGGGGCTGGGCCGTGTCGGCCGTCGTGATCGTTCTCCTGATCGCCCCGTCGATCCGCGCCACGACCGGGGCGTCGGCGGCCTACGTCGTGGCCGGGGCAGCCGTGCTCCTGCTCTTTGCCTCGACCTTCCTGCACGAGCTCGCCCATGCGCTCGCAGCCCGGAGCCGTGGCGTCGCGGTGCAGGAGATCTCGGTGACCATCCTCGGCGGCCACACGCACCTGGGATCGGCCGAGCTGTCCCCGCGGACCAGCGCGGTGATCGCGGTGGCCGGGCCGCTGGTGAACCTCGCCATCGGCGGCGTGGCCTTCGCGGCGTGGCATGCGGTCGCCGGCAGCTCACTGGTCAGCCTGCTGCTGGCGTCGGTCGCGGCAACCAACGGCTTCGTCGGCCTGCTCAACCTCCTGCCCGGTCTGCCGCTCGACGGCGGCCGCGTCCTGGAGGCGGTCGTCTGGTCGCTGACCGGTCGCCGGTCGTCGGGCACGCTGGCGGCGGGTTGGCTGGGCCGCCTGATGGCCTTCGGGGTCGTCGTCGTGGCGGTCGGGTGGCCGCTGCTCGGGGGCGCGCGGCCTGATCTCTACATGATCGTGTGGGCTGCTGTCGTCGGTGCGTTCCTCTGGAGCGGCGCGACCGAGGCGATCCGGGCCGGTCAGGCGGATCGCGCGGTCGAGGGCCTGTCGGTGCGGACCCTGATGAGGCCGGCGGTCGCGATCCCGGCGACCGACACCCTCGCCGACCTCGCAGCCTTCGGCGACGAGGGGCACGAGGTCGTGCTGCTCGGTCGGGACGGGCGCGCGGTGGCCTACGTCGACCGGCGAGCGGTCCTCGACGTGCCGTTCGGGCACCGCGCGCAGACCCCGCTGACCGCCGTTGCCGTCCCGCTCGAGCCGGGCGCCGTCGTGGACAGGAGCCTGACCGGCAGCGCGGCCGTCCGGGTCGTGGCGGTGCTCGCGCGGACGTCACCCGTCATCGTCGTCCTGGGCCGCGACCAGGAGGTCGTCGGTCTGCTGCGCACGCAGGATGTGATCGCCGCGATCCGCACGGCACCCCGGCAGGCGAGCGCCACCTAG
- a CDS encoding RecB family exonuclease, with product MPNDPVLTTEPVLPDEVALAVADPDASRRGPGLSPSRANDFLQCPLLFRFRVVDRLPEPSSVAAVRGTLVHAVLERLFDAPAADRTIEAATALLAPAWQAMVADRPECADVLPAPTDVTSFFADAAALLRTYFTLEDPTRLEPADREMHVSTELEDGLLLRGIVDRLDVAPDGALRVVDYKTGKSPRQGYESSALFQMRFYAVVLARLRGRVPAMLQLVYLGDGTVLRHVPDANEIATTEKRIRAIWSGIRDTAESGDWRPRTSPLCGWCAHKALCPAFGGTPPEVSPEAVEVSLGVRPLH from the coding sequence GTGCCGAACGACCCCGTGCTGACCACCGAACCCGTCCTGCCGGACGAGGTGGCGCTCGCCGTCGCCGATCCGGATGCCTCCCGCCGCGGTCCCGGCCTGTCCCCGTCGCGCGCGAACGACTTCCTGCAGTGCCCGCTGCTGTTCCGGTTCCGCGTGGTCGACCGCCTCCCCGAGCCGTCGAGCGTCGCGGCCGTCCGCGGGACGCTCGTGCACGCCGTGCTCGAGCGGCTCTTCGACGCCCCGGCCGCCGACCGCACGATCGAGGCCGCAACAGCCCTGCTCGCGCCGGCCTGGCAGGCCATGGTCGCCGACCGGCCCGAGTGCGCCGACGTCCTGCCCGCGCCGACGGACGTGACCAGCTTCTTCGCCGACGCCGCAGCCCTGCTGCGGACGTACTTCACGCTCGAGGACCCGACGCGCCTCGAACCGGCGGACCGCGAGATGCACGTGTCCACCGAGCTCGAGGACGGGCTCCTGCTGCGCGGGATCGTCGACCGGCTGGACGTCGCACCGGACGGCGCGCTCCGCGTCGTCGACTACAAGACCGGCAAGTCCCCCCGGCAGGGCTACGAGAGCAGTGCGCTGTTCCAGATGCGCTTCTACGCCGTCGTGCTGGCCCGGCTGCGAGGACGCGTGCCGGCGATGCTGCAGCTCGTCTACCTGGGCGACGGCACCGTGCTGCGGCACGTTCCCGATGCGAACGAGATAGCCACGACCGAGAAGCGGATCCGCGCGATCTGGTCCGGCATCCGCGACACCGCCGAGAGCGGGGACTGGCGCCCCCGGACGAGCCCGCTGTGCGGCTGGTGCGCCCACAAGGCGCTGTGCCCGGCATTCGGCGGCACACCGCCCGAGGTCAGCCCCGAGGCCGTGGAGGTCAGCCTCGGGGTCCGCCCGCTGCACTGA
- a CDS encoding HAD family phosphatase has translation MPHAAEPSVGEPAGAAHGSAATSETPSDAPSDPPSAPRAPVASGRLPDAVLWDMDGTLVDTEPSWMGAERGLVEEFGGRWTAQDAERMIGLPLPAAAQILQDHGVDLPIEAIGVRLVDGVIAAVGRRLDWQPGALELLAALREAAVPCALVTMSYRRFAQAVLYQGPPEAFDAVVTGDEITHPKPHPEPYLRAAELLGVDIRRCVAIEDSPPGLASALASGARTLGVQHIVPVERRPGLSRVSSLVDIGLGELRRIASGEVLDLLDATAGADATVSAAGGPRG, from the coding sequence GTGCCCCACGCCGCTGAACCCTCTGTCGGTGAGCCCGCCGGCGCTGCGCACGGCTCTGCCGCGACGTCTGAGACGCCCTCGGATGCGCCGTCCGACCCGCCGTCCGCGCCCCGGGCCCCGGTCGCGTCGGGCCGGCTGCCCGACGCCGTGCTGTGGGACATGGACGGCACGCTGGTCGACACCGAGCCGAGCTGGATGGGTGCCGAGCGAGGTCTCGTCGAGGAGTTCGGCGGTCGGTGGACCGCACAGGACGCCGAACGGATGATCGGGCTCCCGCTGCCGGCAGCGGCACAGATCCTGCAGGATCACGGCGTCGACCTGCCGATCGAGGCCATCGGCGTCCGCCTGGTCGACGGCGTGATCGCCGCCGTCGGGCGGCGCCTGGACTGGCAACCAGGAGCCCTCGAGCTCCTCGCTGCGCTGCGCGAGGCAGCGGTCCCGTGCGCACTGGTGACCATGTCCTACCGGCGTTTCGCCCAGGCCGTCCTGTATCAGGGGCCGCCGGAGGCGTTCGACGCCGTGGTGACCGGAGACGAGATCACCCACCCCAAGCCGCATCCGGAGCCGTACCTGCGCGCCGCCGAGCTGCTCGGTGTCGACATCCGTCGGTGCGTCGCGATCGAGGACTCGCCGCCGGGGCTGGCGTCGGCGCTCGCGTCGGGAGCCCGCACCCTGGGGGTCCAGCACATCGTGCCGGTCGAGCGCCGGCCCGGTCTGAGCCGCGTCTCGTCGCTCGTGGACATCGGGCTCGGCGAGCTCCGCCGGATCGCCTCCGGCGAGGTGCTCGACCTTCTCGACGCGACCGCCGGTGCCGACGCGACAGTCAGTGCAGCGGGCGGACCCCGAGGCTGA